The proteins below come from a single Podarcis muralis chromosome 8, rPodMur119.hap1.1, whole genome shotgun sequence genomic window:
- the LOC114601295 gene encoding mas-related G-protein coupled receptor member H-like, which translates to MMVNSSWTSSSDMEAWTGSEHDNSSYTGQENDWYNPLKEAIFYMFSLVICCAGFLGNGTTIWLLSFCTKKNQFTTYILNLAVADFAFLMTVEIYHCIALTRLGKDASLITLHLLMFTYNTDLLLLTAISIDRCVSVLFPIWHRCHRPTHLSTTVCSLIWVLCFLFTIILYILQLFSIFSYYFTASFQLLLSALLCLTLMTISTVILFIKVCFKSRQRKRGRLLMVILLTLLFFLMLAFPLDALIALNHFLAFDIPDLHHYAFLCATLNSSANPLIYFLVGRKKRGRSKESLQVILQRALNVEEDNGQEMDRPISNPLMILT; encoded by the coding sequence ATGATGGTAAATAGCAGCTGGACTTCCAGTTCCGATATGGAGGCTTGGACAGGTTCTGAGCATGATAATAGCTCATATACTGGCCAAGAAAATGACTGGTATAATCCATTGAAAGAAGCTATTTTCTATATGTTCAGTTTGGTTATCTGTTGTGCTGGATTTTTGGGAAATGGAACCACCATCTGGCTTCTTAGCTTCTGCACTAAGAAGAACCAGTTCACCACCTACATCCTGAACTTGGCTGTTGCTGACTTTGCCTTCCTCATGACTGTAGAGATATATCATTGTATTGCTTTGACTCGTCTAGGCAAAGATGCTTCTTTAATAACTCTTCATCTCTTAATGTTCACGTACAACACTGATCTACTTCTCCTGACAGCCATCAGCATTGACAGATGTGTGTCTGTCCTCTTCCCTATTTGGCATCGGTGCCACCGGCCGACACATCTGTCCACCACTGTGTGTTCCCTCATATGGGTCCTCTGCTTTCTGTTCACCATAATTCTCTACATACTCCAGTTATTTAGCATATTTAGCTATTACTTCACAGCAAGCTTCCAATTACTCTTGTCTGCCCTGCTTTGCCTCACACTGATGACAATTTCAACGGTGATCTTATTCATCAAAGTCTGCTTTAAATCACGCCAGCGAAAGAGGGGAAGGCTTTTAATGGTTATTTTACttactcttctcttcttcctcatgCTTGCTTTTCCACTTGACGCCCTTATTGCCCTTAATCATTTTCTAGCTTTTGACATTCCTGATCTACACCATTATGCCTTTCTGTGTGCCACCTTAAACAGCAGTGCTAACCCCTTGATCTATTTTCTGGTTGGGAGGAAGAAGCGAGGTCGATCCAAGGAGAGCCTGCAGGTCATTCTCCAGAGGGCTTTGAATGTGGAGGAAGACAACGGACAGGAAATGGACCGTCCCATTTCAAATCCGCTTATGATCCTTACATAA